The following are from one region of the Eriocheir sinensis breed Jianghai 21 unplaced genomic scaffold, ASM2467909v1 Scaffold695, whole genome shotgun sequence genome:
- the LOC126993881 gene encoding MAM and LDL-receptor class A domain-containing protein 1-like, with translation MSCDELGKDMCASGACIEKDKVCDNSNDCFDLSDESTSVCVLYKHRCTFEYGSCADWTQDIDSTASWVVHKASPDTIGSLPALDHTTTTVEGHFLKLDGSNGSVSGLHSPVLKGSSKDCFFRMWYQVLGDVPDIVRIYKRYSYYEGGRQLLAQIESSVRGVWLKVNIPVSNTTAMERHQIVVEGTIVQENSGHMVLDDFSMTPTCETSANQKLPGEDQLTTPSPLCPSGQLQCDNGNCYNPIESCNFMNDCGDRTDEKLCSKSCDFEEGDLCGWYESSGSSSHWAISGFPATDPGPESDHSYSTNTHDLSTAKDQGAGGQVAILETYTLSTVGAHCTLSFWTYVGYEEDPTTLVLTRKTEEDAASGKPAETLWSATSSGSWIKENIKISGKRDFTLHFMATHSRGKTYIAVDDLQFRLCEPGDECQASTDFQCADGHCIPRQYYCDAKYDCVDKSDEYQCPAIKGNCNFDSATWTEECSYKQRSDDDLEWQWASSSGQPATGPQHDHTLGSNGHYVYVSSSEGQPGLLATLQTLDEYPPSQGICYLRLWHYMHTDLSAENVDIGALRVYLADKFNRRYLVASVSGNNGEEWEELVILVNMELDYFVLLEAETGTSKYTYIAVDDVSLTEECETGVGPPPANSTCDTDQRACESGECVGEAFFCDCFTDCTDGSDEWDCGSTCTTLATRTSTSTTSTITTTSTQNPDTCSKTEFPCGDSEHTCIPGLLLCDTVPDCPNDADESQCPDNAQCDVGFFYCGDPFMSGHPCMRVDYECDGITECSTYSADESLCGSCPDSYCQNGGLCATDGKGERPTCNCPSEYTGNRCERLATASTTSVTPTTTTSPEGLSAGAITGIVFGVLFAIIVGIVGFFYIKNKRRVVVEPPVSSSWDATDHQHYMGPDLPIIPSRDDIPLDTLNGTSHLDDTSVPEAISNPAFDL, from the exons ATGTCATGTGATGAGCTGGGCAAGGACATGTGCGCATCTGGGGCATGCATTGAGAAGGACAAGGTCTGTGACAACTCCAATGACTGTTTTGACCTgtctgatgaaagcacctctgtGTGCGTCCTCTACAAGCACCGCTGCACCTTTGAATACGGCTCCTGTGCAGACTGGACGCAGGACATTGACAGCACTGCCAGCTGGGTGGTGCACAAAGCCTCCCCGGATACTATTGGGTCACTGCCCGCCCTTGACCACACCACTactacagttgaag GACACTTCCTGAAGCTTGATGGCAGCAATGGGTCTGTGTCTGGCCTGCACTCCCCAGTCCTGAAGGGCAGCAGCAAGGACTGTTTCTTCAGGATGTGGTATCAGGTTCTTGGTGACGTGCCGGACATCGTTAGGATTTACAA ACGCTACTCCTACTACGAGGGAGGGCGTCAGTTGCTGGCCCAGATAGAGAGCTCTGTGCGGGGAGTCTGGCTGAAGGTCAACATTCCAGTCTCAAACACAACTGCCATGGAGCGTCACCAG ATTGTTGTGGAAGGCACAATTGTCCAGGAAAACTCCGGCCACATGGTCCTGGATGACTTCTCCATGACTCCAACCTGTGAGACATCGGCAAACCAGAAGCTTCCTGGAGAGGACCAgctcaccacaccctcaccactgTGTCCCTCGGGCCAGCTTCAGTGCGACAACGGCAATTGCTACAACCCCATCGAGTCTTGCAACTTTATGAATGACTGTGGAGATAGGACGGATGAAAAACTCTGCA GCAAGAGTTGTGACTTTGAGGAAGGCGACTTGTGTGGGTGGTACGAGAGCAGCGGCAGCTCCAGCCACTGGGCCATCTCAGGCTTCCCGGCCACTGATCCAGGACCAGAGAGTGACCACTCCTACAGCACCAACACTCATGACCTCAGCACGGCAAAGGACCAG GGTGCTGGAGGACAAGTGGCAATCTTAGAGACTTACACCTTATCCACGGTGGGCGCCCACTGCACCTTGTCCTTCTGGACCTATGTGGGCTATGAAGAGGACCCAACAACGCTGGTCCTCAccaggaagacagaggaggatgcA GCCAGTGGGAAACCAGCAGAGACCCTTTGGTCAGCAACAAGCAGTGGTTCTTggataaaagaaaacataaaaatctCTGGCAAGAGGGACTTTACTCTTCACTTCATGGCCACACACAGCAGAGGGAAG ACATATATTGCAGTAGATGACCTTCAGTTCCGCCTTTGTGAGCCTGGTGACGAGTGCCAGGCCAGCACAGACTTCCAGTGTGCCGACGGACACTGCATCCCACGCCAGTATTATTGTGATGCCAAATATGACTGTGTGGACAAAAGTGATGAGTACCAGTGCCCAGCTATAAAG GGGAACTGCAACTTTGATTCAGCGACTTGGACAGAAGAATGCAGCTACAAACAGCGATCAGACGATGACCTGGAGTGGCAGTGGGCCAGCTCCTCAGGACAGCCAGCCACCGGCCCTCAGCATGACCACACCCTGGGCTCCAATG GACACTATGTGTATGTGTCCAGCTCCGAGGGCCAGCCTGGACTCCTGGCAACACTGCAGACATTGGACGAGTACCCGCCCTCACAGGGCATCTGCTACCTGCGGCTGTGGCACTACATGCACACTGACCTCAGCGCGGAGAATGTGGACATAGGAGCTCTGAGGGTGTACTTGGCAG ACAAGTTCAACAGGAGGTACCTTGTTGCCTCCGTCAGCGGCAATAATGGCGAAGAGTGGGAGGAGCTGGTCATCCTGGTCAACATGGAACTTGACTATTTTGTCCTGCTGGAGGCTGAAACAGGAACTTCAAAATACACCTACATAGCCGTTGATGATGTGTCTCTCACTGAG GAATGTGAGACTGGAGTAGGACCTCCCCCTGCAAACAGCACCTGTGACACCGACCAGCGAGCCTGTGAGTCCGGGGAGTGTGTGGGAGAGGCCTTCTTCTGTGACTGCTTTACGGACTGCACAGACGGATCAGATGAATGGGACTGCG GCAGTACATGCACCACACTGGCCACCCgaacctccaccagcaccacctccaccatcaccaccaccagcacacagAACCCTGATACCTGCAGCAAGACAGAGTTCCCTTGTGGGGACAGCGAGCACACCTGCATCCCGGGCCTCCTCCTCTGTGACACTGTTCCTGACTGTCCCAATGACGCTGATGAATCCCAGTGCCCAG ACAATGCCCAGTGTGATGTTGGCTTCTTTTACTGTGGAGACCCATTCATGTCTGGCCACCCATGCATGAGAGTGGACTATGAGTGTGACGGGATTACTGAGTGTTCCACATACAGTGCTGATGAATCTCTGTGTGGAAGCTGCCCTGACAGCTACTGCCAGAACGGTGGACTTTGTGCAACGGATGGGAAAGGAGAGCGTCCAACCTGCAA TTGTCCAAGCGAATACACTGGCAATCGCTGTGAGAGACTTgccacagcctccaccaccagtgtcacccccaccaccaccacctctcctgaGGGACTCTCTGCAGGAGCTATTACCGGCATAGTATTTGGGGTCCTGTTCGCCATCATCGTTGGCATTGTGGGCTTCTTCTATATCAAGAACAAGAGAAG AGTGGTTGTGGAGCCGCCAGTGAGCAGCTCTTGGGATGCTACTGATCACCAGCACTACATGGGGCCAGACCTGCCAATCATTCCAAGCAGAGATGACATCCCACTGGACACCCTCAATGGCACCTCACACCTTGATGACACTTCTGTCCCGGAGGCAATCTCTAATCCTGCCTTTGACCTGTAG